Proteins from a single region of Pseudomonas sp. 10S4:
- a CDS encoding response regulator: MIVQWEGFLPIEGSVIVIEDDPTLRALMEEIVSEVGGKAISFETADDALTYLLQTHEQCRLVIADHGVPGQIQGIEFIEMVGSRWPSISAILTSGYLIDPEAVPASSIYLHKPWSLDDLVIAMATLLQPGIAIHKA, from the coding sequence TTGATCGTACAGTGGGAAGGTTTTCTGCCTATTGAAGGATCGGTGATCGTCATCGAAGACGATCCGACCTTGCGAGCATTGATGGAGGAAATCGTATCGGAGGTCGGAGGGAAGGCAATCTCCTTTGAGACAGCAGATGATGCGTTAACCTATTTGCTTCAAACTCATGAACAGTGTCGTTTGGTGATCGCAGATCACGGCGTACCCGGCCAGATACAAGGGATCGAATTTATCGAGATGGTAGGTAGTCGATGGCCATCGATTTCGGCAATCCTGACCTCTGGATATCTGATAGATCCTGAGGCAGTGCCGGCTTCTAGCATCTATCTGCACAAGCCGTGGTCATTAGATGATCTGGTTATCGCAATGGCGACTTTGTTGCAGCCTGGCATCGCGATTCATAAAGCCTGA
- a CDS encoding alpha/beta fold hydrolase → MSIQIRNNVRVRGSGPATLVFAHGFGCDQNMWRLVEPAFSESYQTILFDVVGCGKSDLSAYEVARYSTLKGYAQDIVEIINEFASGPVIFVGHSVSAMAGVIAANTRPGLIGAHVMVGPSPSYINDGDYFGGFSREDIDSLLDTLESNYLGWSSSMAPAIMGAPGQPHLGVELTNSFCQTDPDIAKRFARVTFLSDNRSDVARLQAPALIIQSSEDIIAPVEVGHYLHKVIPDNRLEVIENMGHCPHLSAPDLCINAIQSFIESVQSRIADAG, encoded by the coding sequence ATGTCTATACAAATTCGCAACAACGTTCGCGTTCGAGGTTCGGGCCCTGCCACTTTGGTTTTTGCGCACGGTTTTGGTTGCGATCAAAATATGTGGAGACTGGTTGAGCCTGCTTTTTCAGAAAGCTATCAAACGATTCTTTTCGACGTTGTAGGGTGTGGTAAGTCTGACCTTTCGGCTTATGAGGTTGCAAGATATTCAACCTTGAAAGGATACGCACAGGACATCGTCGAAATCATCAATGAGTTTGCCAGCGGGCCGGTCATATTTGTGGGGCATTCAGTCAGTGCTATGGCTGGAGTAATCGCTGCCAATACGCGTCCGGGCCTTATCGGAGCGCATGTGATGGTTGGGCCTTCTCCCTCCTACATCAACGATGGGGATTACTTTGGCGGATTCAGCCGGGAAGACATCGACTCTCTCTTGGATACTCTGGAAAGCAATTACCTTGGCTGGTCGAGCTCCATGGCTCCCGCCATCATGGGCGCGCCTGGACAACCACACCTTGGCGTCGAGTTGACTAACAGTTTCTGTCAGACAGATCCGGACATTGCAAAGCGATTCGCGAGGGTGACCTTCCTTTCGGACAATCGTAGTGATGTCGCTAGGTTGCAGGCGCCGGCGCTGATTATTCAGTCGTCCGAGGACATCATCGCGCCTGTAGAGGTTGGTCACTACCTCCATAAGGTGATCCCAGATAATCGACTTGAGGTGATTGAAAACATGGGCCACTGTCCACACCTCAGTGCACCTGATCTCTGCATTAATGCGATCCAAAGCTTTATTGAAAGCGTTCAGAGTCGAATTGCTGATGCAGGCTGA
- a CDS encoding short chain dehydrogenase — protein MIDPATGMKAGERYIVKSLGRTRHFPGFFLDGKYYLCPELMTAIGWLEGQQFYYDELDPTGEPVFPDRLAGTVEDLTLILADGARLPLNEMQYEAEIDLSDIPISLTPPASGERHAPTSDQHGAEGIRMSGKHPYPILLAAGAALILGILFGVKQAKRLPTRKLR, from the coding sequence ATGATTGACCCAGCAACCGGTATGAAGGCAGGCGAGCGCTACATCGTAAAAAGTCTCGGACGCACACGACATTTCCCAGGCTTCTTCCTCGACGGGAAATATTACCTCTGCCCCGAATTGATGACGGCCATAGGTTGGCTGGAAGGACAGCAGTTTTATTACGATGAGCTTGATCCCACGGGTGAGCCAGTATTTCCCGATCGACTTGCCGGCACTGTCGAAGACCTCACCCTGATTCTCGCGGACGGTGCGCGTTTGCCGTTAAACGAAATGCAGTACGAAGCAGAGATCGATCTCTCTGACATTCCGATCAGTCTTACTCCACCGGCATCAGGAGAACGACATGCTCCGACAAGCGATCAACACGGAGCTGAGGGCATCCGGATGTCAGGTAAACATCCCTACCCAATACTCCTGGCGGCGGGCGCTGCGCTGATACTGGGAATACTGTTTGGGGTCAAACAAGCTAAACGCCTTCCTACCCGAAAGCTGAGGTAG
- a CDS encoding response regulator, with translation MAIVLIVDDEFGIASLLEDVLEDEGHRSILAANGRQALEKAGETRPDLVITDFMMPVMDGAALIASLSNHPELKKIPIILMSSLPEPTVAERCSGYASFLRKPFKILEVIDLVEKLLAKKIERSAYHMTSIAIDIFLQSALAVGTRGRRLC, from the coding sequence ATGGCTATCGTCCTGATCGTCGATGATGAGTTTGGTATTGCCAGCCTCCTTGAGGACGTACTTGAGGATGAGGGCCATCGTTCGATCCTTGCTGCTAACGGACGGCAAGCATTAGAAAAAGCGGGTGAAACGCGTCCAGATCTGGTGATCACCGATTTTATGATGCCGGTTATGGATGGGGCTGCGCTAATTGCCTCCCTGTCCAACCATCCAGAGCTAAAGAAAATTCCCATAATTCTGATGAGTTCCTTGCCCGAGCCTACTGTGGCGGAAAGATGCTCTGGCTACGCTTCATTCCTGCGCAAGCCTTTCAAAATCTTGGAAGTCATAGATTTAGTCGAAAAGTTGCTTGCAAAAAAAATTGAGCGCAGTGCGTATCATATGACTTCGATTGCAATCGATATCTTCTTGCAATCCGCTCTTGCGGTGGGGACGCGTGGAAGGCGATTGTGTTGA
- a CDS encoding DUF6555 family protein produces the protein MSLTDIFVIEYKLHGQPKSFVIRAKTMRNTDAWHWASCDAGLAPIPKPGKPPLKVVSKPQAERYGVTDVKWRETAALNWTDA, from the coding sequence ATGAGCCTAACGGATATTTTCGTCATCGAGTACAAGCTTCACGGGCAGCCAAAGTCATTCGTCATTCGCGCCAAAACAATGCGCAATACAGACGCATGGCATTGGGCAAGCTGCGATGCAGGCCTAGCCCCAATTCCTAAACCTGGTAAACCTCCGTTGAAGGTCGTGTCAAAACCTCAGGCAGAGCGGTACGGTGTCACAGATGTGAAATGGCGCGAGACAGCTGCCCTGAATTGGACGGATGCATAG
- a CDS encoding DUF1652 domain-containing protein encodes MISALELRHIIECGFLPLSCSCTLNLDGSLMIKVTEPSSGSVELLVTGVSTAPLNSSRAIAELIGELRSEMAARKTSFESSECRAPGH; translated from the coding sequence ATGATTTCCGCTCTTGAACTCCGACATATTATTGAGTGCGGTTTCCTGCCTCTGTCCTGCTCTTGCACCCTGAACCTGGATGGTTCGCTGATGATCAAGGTCACAGAGCCTTCATCAGGTAGCGTTGAGCTTTTGGTCACTGGTGTGTCGACGGCCCCACTTAATTCGAGTCGTGCGATTGCCGAACTGATAGGCGAGCTTCGCAGTGAGATGGCTGCACGTAAAACCAGCTTTGAATCAAGCGAATGCAGAGCTCCGGGACATTGA
- a CDS encoding PAS domain-containing sensor histidine kinase has product MQADADSLPGADPLYEYAPCALIVTSKAGVILRVNTTFCEWLGYPKDQLIGHRKLQELLTIGGRIFHQTHWIPLLEMQGSISEVKLEFATSDGKKVPMIVNVRRREHSGGTFDEVSAFVVIERHRFEQEVLISKRQAEDSLEAHLALQRDLSVADARLRVALESAQMHVWDVDPVTRERRYDESVARLLGYSSSQFVSAAAYSTFIEPQDQHREAGLFSAALESVAQEYRCIYRLNGIDGVQRTVLSTGRAAFDPDNKLVRFVGILHDITDVKREQAAAEDRALFSEQMIGIVSHDLRNPLSVISMSMEMLDRQALTPKQQKFVRHAQDAALRARRLINDLLDFTQARIGRGIGITKATTDLHLLIAGTVEQLRIVYPKRELVHSTHGNGLCIADGDRLAQLAGNLISNAVTYGAEDRPVTVTSSITKLGFELLVHNWGTPISPDFLATVFSPMTRGVNLPQDTRSVGLGLFIVSEIVKAHGGTVSVTSTIDAGTTFKALFPI; this is encoded by the coding sequence ATGCAGGCTGATGCCGACTCGCTTCCTGGTGCTGATCCACTTTATGAGTACGCTCCCTGTGCCCTTATTGTCACGAGTAAGGCCGGAGTAATCCTCCGGGTGAACACCACTTTTTGCGAATGGCTTGGATACCCGAAAGACCAGTTAATTGGCCATCGTAAATTGCAAGAATTGCTTACCATCGGGGGGCGAATTTTTCATCAAACTCATTGGATACCTTTATTGGAAATGCAAGGTTCCATTTCCGAGGTAAAGCTTGAGTTTGCAACGTCTGACGGAAAAAAAGTGCCGATGATTGTCAACGTGAGAAGAAGAGAGCACTCGGGTGGCACTTTCGATGAGGTTTCGGCATTTGTGGTGATCGAGAGGCACCGGTTCGAGCAAGAAGTATTGATTTCCAAGCGGCAGGCAGAGGATTCACTCGAAGCACACTTAGCGCTCCAGCGAGATCTTTCGGTAGCCGATGCCAGGCTGCGGGTTGCGTTAGAGTCTGCCCAGATGCATGTCTGGGATGTCGACCCTGTGACACGCGAGCGCCGTTACGATGAGAGCGTCGCGCGCCTGCTTGGTTACTCATCTAGCCAGTTTGTTTCCGCAGCCGCTTACTCAACCTTCATTGAGCCCCAAGACCAGCACCGGGAAGCCGGTCTCTTTTCGGCGGCTCTTGAGTCGGTAGCTCAGGAATATCGCTGCATCTATCGATTGAACGGAATTGACGGCGTTCAGCGTACCGTGCTGTCGACTGGTCGCGCCGCATTCGATCCTGATAATAAGCTTGTTCGGTTTGTTGGCATCCTTCATGACATTACCGACGTAAAACGTGAGCAAGCTGCGGCTGAAGATCGCGCCCTTTTTTCCGAGCAGATGATCGGGATCGTAAGTCACGACCTGCGTAACCCTCTTTCGGTGATATCAATGTCCATGGAAATGCTTGATCGCCAGGCATTAACGCCGAAGCAGCAAAAATTTGTTCGTCACGCTCAGGACGCGGCGCTAAGAGCGCGCAGGCTCATCAACGATTTGTTGGACTTCACGCAGGCGCGTATAGGGCGTGGTATCGGAATTACGAAAGCGACCACCGATCTTCATCTGCTCATCGCGGGAACCGTCGAGCAACTCAGAATCGTTTATCCCAAACGAGAGCTTGTCCATTCAACACATGGCAATGGTTTATGTATCGCGGATGGCGATAGGCTTGCGCAATTGGCAGGTAACTTAATTTCTAACGCAGTCACTTACGGTGCGGAAGACCGTCCCGTGACGGTTACATCCTCCATTACGAAATTGGGCTTTGAGTTGTTGGTGCACAACTGGGGTACACCGATTTCTCCAGACTTCCTTGCCACTGTTTTTAGCCCGATGACTCGCGGAGTCAATCTTCCTCAAGATACCCGCAGCGTAGGTTTGGGGCTTTTCATCGTAAGCGAAATCGTAAAGGCACACGGTGGCACGGTTTCCGTTACCTCTACAATTGATGCTGGGACAACATTCAAGGCTTTGTTTCCGATCTGA